From one Cyanobacterium stanieri PCC 7202 genomic stretch:
- a CDS encoding hypothetical protein (KEGG: syp:SYNPCC7002_A1716 hypothetical protein~SPTR: Putative uncharacterized protein) — protein MLTHENKPVKIVAIEEVNPQEKRFQEQRMKDLLVLIENLALKEEATIKLIIECLYDVGMINLVNKKVKQPSANKIVKRLIGLPKPIAKIVAWRWVKKNVPTKLANWLSRKVS, from the coding sequence ATGCTAACTCACGAGAATAAACCCGTTAAAATTGTGGCGATAGAAGAAGTTAACCCCCAAGAAAAACGTTTTCAAGAGCAAAGGATGAAAGATTTATTAGTGCTAATTGAAAACCTAGCCCTGAAGGAAGAAGCCACCATTAAATTAATTATCGAATGTCTTTATGATGTGGGTATGATTAATTTAGTTAATAAAAAAGTTAAACAGCCTTCCGCCAATAAAATTGTTAAAAGATTGATTGGTTTACCTAAACCCATTGCTAAAATAGTCGCTTGGCGTTGGGTGAAAAAAAATGTACCTACAAAATTAGCTAATTGGTTGAGCAGGAAGGTTAGTTAA
- a CDS encoding hypothetical protein (KEGG: mar:MAE_61340 hypothetical protein~SPTR: Putative uncharacterized protein): MLGENSPIFFTMNQNIEVSIADILARLESKMDKLDGKIDNLSNEFNQVKVDVAKVDEKITGIDKRLSNLEFIARTVGGGIIIALLLALTRFLFPSVTL; this comes from the coding sequence ATGCTAGGGGAAAACTCCCCCATCTTTTTCACGATGAATCAAAACATAGAGGTTAGTATCGCTGATATTTTGGCTCGTTTGGAGTCCAAGATGGATAAGTTAGATGGCAAAATTGATAATTTATCTAACGAATTTAATCAGGTAAAGGTAGATGTTGCCAAGGTTGATGAAAAAATAACGGGAATTGATAAAAGGTTATCTAATCTTGAGTTTATTGCCCGTACCGTAGGCGGTGGTATCATCATCGCTCTACTTTTAGCCTTGACCCGTTTCCTTTTCCCCAGTGTGACCCTTTAA
- a CDS encoding CRISPR-associated protein, Cas2 family (PFAM: CRISPR associated protein Cas2~TIGRFAM: CRISPR-associated endoribonuclease Cas2~InterPro IPR021127~KEGG: cyt:cce_1199 hypothetical protein~SPTR: DUF196-containing protein;~TIGRFAM: CRISPR-associated protein Cas2), whose amino-acid sequence MAEAKNWYLVCYDIRCQKRWRKAYKLLEGYGERVQYSMFRCWLSQRMREKLRWQLEKVLSKDDDLILIRLSHQCVRDIPKYNRPNTWLLDENKFKIL is encoded by the coding sequence ATGGCGGAAGCAAAAAATTGGTATCTAGTTTGTTATGATATTCGCTGTCAAAAAAGATGGCGTAAGGCTTATAAGTTATTGGAAGGTTATGGGGAAAGAGTCCAATATTCCATGTTTCGCTGTTGGCTTTCTCAACGCATGAGGGAAAAGTTACGATGGCAGTTAGAAAAGGTTTTATCAAAGGATGATGATTTAATTTTGATTCGTCTTTCTCATCAATGTGTGCGAGACATTCCCAAATATAATCGACCAAACACATGGTTATTGGATGAAAATAAATTCAAAATCTTATGA
- a CDS encoding protein of unknown function DUF490 (PFAM: Family of unknown function (DUF490)~InterPro IPR007452~KEGG: cyc:PCC7424_2994 protein of unknown function DUF490~PFAM: protein of unknown function DUF490~SPTR: Putative uncharacterized protein), which produces MTDFPDKTPNSDSGYDENLDNDSNSPATNIQSPRGFYLKLFLYGTLLSVGGGLSYGWYFFTQRLIPLIEEPVGNYLGRPVELGDIESVSLNGIRVGESKIPTTDTEKDYVIAEAVEVSLKSLLWWERSANVEVTIINPFVYLEKSEDARWLNLQLNPLPRRDNFISFDVDEVRVKNGSLTMKSQLSDLSPLNIRVNQGSILIGEDNLTFITEGDVMSGGNISLTAVTPLDRNDWLLDIRGNNLLTDDITYFTPLPIDVDSGRVTGNVNLEFEGGDFVNIDGNIDVAGINLTIPNVPQPLTDSHGEINFVNNNLTFGGVNTNLGDINGDVFGRLEDDFSSLNINIKTKPVEVQRAIASLNLPEIPVETRGKVIGDIDIQGLLTQPILTAHISATENIQFDRLLLANSQGKVTILNRGVSIDEFSFTPTIGGEINGNGLVDFRQENQSSYQVNVNTENINAETLATLYDIEISENLPPLGILNGEYQISGIAQEIENSQITGIINIGIGEGEATLSNILYNRENYQADIALTNIPLSQIRLIDCQAVGCENSTLQGNLQLLGNSQNITLDTIALQGNLNFPLAQGMVNLNNTQLNQGRWQTRLVADSLNLSQLNFTSNTPINRGRINSALDIQGSINDNQAIQARGEIFLPQGVVTVESLFLDEDNNFNTILATNSFNISEFQQELRGDTRGRLSIQGNTNNITLGAVAIAANLDFNQGISLIQQPLKTAFRWDGEKILLSQATTGDISANGIINYDTQNQRVSNLDLNLVASNFDIQNLALPNELALVGYGGKFDFRGKLQGNLDNPQIAGNLQVVNLEIANLSFNPLAGNLQANTTNGIQFDLRDTTGNNDRFALNIDSDFQPREIDVRVKEGSLTAVTNQRDILDVNFTNFSLATLTQPLLNTFPSEIESVGGNISGQLAFNLNSYDINSSELVINHPQVNQFRGDVLTAKLSSLDGKIIVEDGKLNHLQNEYDFSAQILPFDENPQLEAEISLREGDIQNLLTSVGIFEVEDLFDGIQPREYCGAKDLYTTEDDISCLSIKVNPSLARLPLSPESNGKGNGYSRVLTRNSQTPISFPRGEEDVKTSSKYLLADDLAIHGENISSVVSETAMVEDGKNIYALRKTLTENSLVEGEVNTNNLIIAQETTAEEEKKPLFSISNDGLSLQQTLLQWQQINSATQQAQTERQEANIPPLEDLQGKLTGRVNIVASLRNGINGRFDFRGNDWNWGKYQADTVQARGNFRDGLLTLLPVSFQDDDTIISLSGTFSQERFSGQVMVTDLPIQNLANVANLPSNFELEGIANGNIVISGNLQNPTATGNVEISDAKINGTTIEETNANVGYRNSRIDFLATSNLTGEEESARLLGSFPFRFLPQSDDASRDDFRLSLNIEESGFGLLRVISNNQFNLVRGSGGVDLDIQGRYNQSENRIVDFIADGLATISDGEMEVAFIPDTPITNINGDILFDFDQITIPSLTGNFSEGEITVTGGLPLFIRDSQGDMLTASIDNLALSLPNLYEGSGRGNIEIGGSAIAPMIGGNITLFDGDVFLSAGPNGNGYGIDAGNNPLIGNTTINNLDLIFSDNITITQAPVLNLNARGSLSLNGDINNLQPDGVINLTGGSVNLFTSRLRLNRNYNNTARFTPENGFNAFLDMQLETSVTEANRYQLPDNTAANEIRDISGVNTINTLETIRVRANINGFASNINESLELTSIPARGETEIIALLGGGFFNNIADGDTGLALANIAGAALFGSFQNQFDEILDRAEFRLFPTPIIDSETRTSSLGLGAELGFNVRENLSLSILTLLTGEQPTRYNIRYRLNDRTVIRGSTDFDNDTRSAIEYQFRF; this is translated from the coding sequence ATGACTGATTTTCCTGATAAGACTCCGAATTCTGATAGTGGCTACGATGAAAACTTGGATAATGACTCTAATTCCCCTGCAACTAACATACAATCTCCTCGAGGATTTTATCTTAAATTATTCTTGTATGGCACATTACTATCGGTAGGGGGTGGGTTGAGTTATGGTTGGTATTTTTTCACCCAAAGATTAATTCCTTTAATAGAGGAACCTGTTGGCAATTATTTAGGAAGACCAGTAGAATTAGGTGATATAGAATCAGTCTCTCTCAATGGTATTAGGGTAGGAGAAAGTAAAATTCCTACCACTGACACTGAAAAGGATTATGTCATTGCTGAGGCGGTGGAAGTCAGTTTAAAATCTTTACTTTGGTGGGAAAGAAGTGCCAATGTTGAGGTGACAATTATTAATCCTTTTGTATATTTAGAAAAATCAGAGGATGCCCGTTGGCTAAATCTACAGTTAAATCCTTTACCTAGAAGGGATAATTTTATTTCTTTTGATGTGGATGAGGTGAGGGTGAAAAATGGCTCATTAACGATGAAATCACAATTAAGTGATTTGTCGCCTCTGAATATTAGAGTTAATCAAGGTAGTATTCTCATTGGGGAGGATAATTTAACTTTTATCACGGAGGGGGATGTGATGTCGGGGGGTAATATCTCTTTGACGGCAGTTACTCCCCTAGATAGAAATGATTGGTTATTGGATATTAGGGGCAATAATTTATTGACTGATGATATAACTTATTTTACCCCTCTACCCATTGATGTCGATAGTGGTAGGGTAACGGGGAATGTTAATCTTGAATTTGAAGGGGGAGACTTTGTCAATATCGATGGTAACATCGACGTAGCAGGAATTAATCTAACTATTCCTAATGTGCCTCAACCCCTTACCGATTCCCATGGGGAAATCAATTTTGTGAATAATAACCTTACCTTTGGGGGGGTTAATACTAATTTAGGAGATATTAATGGGGATGTTTTTGGTCGTCTTGAAGATGATTTTTCCAGCCTCAATATTAATATTAAAACAAAACCTGTAGAAGTACAAAGGGCGATCGCCTCTTTAAACTTGCCAGAGATTCCCGTAGAAACCAGAGGAAAAGTCATCGGTGATATTGACATTCAAGGGTTACTCACCCAACCCATTCTCACCGCACATATTAGTGCCACCGAAAATATCCAGTTCGATAGACTATTATTGGCGAATAGTCAAGGAAAAGTTACAATTCTTAACCGTGGAGTTTCCATCGACGAATTTTCCTTTACCCCCACCATCGGCGGAGAAATTAACGGCAACGGATTAGTTGACTTTCGCCAAGAAAATCAATCCTCTTACCAAGTAAATGTTAACACCGAAAACATCAACGCCGAAACACTAGCCACCCTCTATGATATTGAGATAAGCGAAAACCTACCTCCCCTCGGCATCCTTAACGGAGAGTATCAAATATCAGGCATTGCCCAAGAGATAGAAAATAGTCAGATAACAGGTATCATCAACATTGGCATCGGTGAAGGAGAAGCCACCCTATCAAATATTCTCTATAACCGAGAAAACTACCAAGCCGACATAGCATTAACGAATATTCCCCTCAGTCAAATTCGCCTCATAGACTGTCAAGCAGTGGGTTGCGAAAATTCTACCCTACAAGGAAATTTACAATTATTGGGAAATAGTCAAAATATAACTCTTGATACCATCGCCTTACAAGGAAATCTTAACTTTCCCCTCGCCCAAGGTATGGTTAACCTTAACAATACCCAACTCAATCAAGGTAGATGGCAAACCCGACTGGTGGCTGATAGCCTCAACCTCAGTCAATTAAACTTTACTAGCAATACCCCCATCAATAGAGGTAGAATCAACAGCGCCCTAGATATTCAAGGTAGTATTAATGACAATCAAGCAATCCAAGCGAGGGGAGAGATATTTTTACCCCAAGGAGTTGTCACGGTAGAAAGTCTTTTCCTCGATGAGGATAATAATTTTAATACTATCCTTGCCACTAATAGTTTTAATATCAGTGAATTTCAGCAAGAATTGAGAGGAGACACAAGGGGAAGATTATCCATTCAGGGTAACACGAATAATATAACTTTAGGTGCCGTTGCGATCGCAGCTAATCTTGACTTTAATCAGGGTATCAGCTTAATTCAACAACCCCTAAAAACCGCCTTCCGTTGGGATGGAGAAAAGATACTCCTCTCCCAAGCCACCACAGGAGATATTTCCGCCAACGGTATTATCAACTATGACACCCAAAATCAGAGAGTAAGTAACCTTGACTTAAACTTAGTTGCCTCTAACTTTGATATTCAAAACCTCGCTTTACCCAATGAATTAGCCTTAGTGGGTTATGGGGGTAAATTTGACTTTCGAGGAAAATTACAAGGTAATCTTGATAACCCCCAAATAGCAGGTAATCTTCAAGTAGTAAACTTAGAAATTGCTAACTTATCTTTTAATCCCCTAGCGGGAAATTTACAAGCTAACACCACTAACGGTATCCAATTCGATTTGAGAGATACCACAGGGAATAACGATAGATTTGCTCTTAATATCGATAGCGACTTTCAACCTAGAGAAATTGATGTCAGGGTAAAAGAAGGTAGTTTAACAGCCGTCACCAATCAAAGAGATATTCTTGATGTTAATTTTACTAACTTTTCCCTAGCTACCCTCACTCAACCCCTATTAAATACCTTCCCTTCCGAAATTGAATCAGTAGGTGGTAATATTTCTGGGCAACTGGCATTTAACCTTAACAGTTATGACATCAATTCTTCGGAATTAGTGATTAATCATCCTCAAGTAAATCAATTTCGAGGGGATGTATTGACGGCAAAACTATCGAGTCTGGATGGGAAAATTATTGTCGAAGATGGTAAATTAAACCATTTACAGAATGAGTATGATTTTTCAGCGCAGATATTACCCTTCGACGAAAATCCTCAATTGGAAGCAGAAATATCTTTGAGGGAGGGAGATATTCAAAATTTATTAACCAGCGTGGGTATTTTTGAGGTGGAGGATTTATTTGATGGTATTCAACCAAGAGAATATTGTGGTGCAAAAGATTTATATACCACGGAGGATGATATTAGTTGTTTATCTATCAAGGTAAATCCTTCCTTAGCGAGGCTTCCTCTTTCTCCAGAAAGTAATGGTAAGGGAAATGGTTACAGTCGAGTATTAACTAGAAATTCTCAAACTCCTATCAGTTTTCCCCGAGGTGAGGAAGATGTAAAAACTAGCAGTAAGTATTTATTAGCTGATGATTTAGCAATTCATGGGGAGAATATTTCATCTGTCGTAAGTGAAACTGCCATGGTAGAGGATGGAAAAAATATCTATGCTTTACGCAAAACTTTGACAGAAAATTCTTTAGTGGAAGGGGAAGTAAATACCAATAACCTAATCATCGCCCAAGAAACTACGGCGGAGGAAGAAAAGAAACCTTTATTTAGTATTAGTAATGATGGTTTATCTTTACAGCAAACTCTATTACAATGGCAACAAATAAATTCTGCCACCCAACAAGCGCAGACAGAAAGACAAGAGGCGAATATTCCTCCCTTGGAAGATTTACAAGGAAAATTAACGGGTAGGGTAAATATCGTCGCTTCGTTGAGGAATGGTATTAATGGGAGATTTGATTTTCGGGGTAATGATTGGAATTGGGGTAAATATCAAGCAGATACTGTTCAAGCGAGGGGGAATTTTCGAGATGGTTTATTAACTCTTTTGCCTGTTAGTTTCCAAGATGACGACACTATCATATCTTTATCGGGTACCTTTAGCCAAGAGCGTTTTTCTGGTCAGGTGATGGTAACGGATTTACCGATTCAAAATTTGGCAAATGTGGCTAATTTACCCAGTAATTTTGAGTTGGAAGGGATTGCCAATGGAAATATCGTTATTAGTGGTAATTTACAAAATCCTACGGCAACAGGTAATGTGGAAATTAGTGATGCGAAGATAAATGGCACTACTATTGAGGAAACTAATGCTAATGTGGGTTATCGTAATTCTCGCATTGATTTTTTGGCTACCAGCAATTTAACTGGGGAGGAAGAATCGGCGAGGTTATTGGGTAGTTTTCCTTTTCGTTTTTTACCTCAGTCGGATGATGCGTCTAGGGATGATTTTCGTTTGAGTCTCAATATTGAGGAGTCGGGTTTTGGTTTGTTGAGGGTGATTAGTAATAATCAATTTAATTTGGTGAGGGGTAGTGGTGGAGTTGATTTGGATATTCAGGGTAGATATAACCAGTCGGAGAATAGGATTGTAGATTTTATTGCAGATGGTTTGGCAACTATTAGTGATGGGGAGATGGAGGTGGCTTTTATTCCTGATACTCCTATTACTAATATTAATGGGGATATTCTTTTTGATTTTGACCAGATTACTATTCCTAGTTTGACGGGAAATTTTAGTGAGGGAGAAATTACTGTTACAGGAGGGTTGCCTTTATTTATTAGGGATAGTCAGGGGGATATGTTGACGGCTTCTATTGATAATTTGGCTTTGAGTCTGCCTAATCTTTATGAGGGTAGTGGTAGGGGTAATATTGAAATCGGCGGCAGTGCGATCGCCCCTATGATTGGAGGTAATATTACATTATTTGATGGAGATGTGTTCCTTTCTGCAGGACCAAATGGTAATGGTTATGGCATAGATGCGGGTAATAATCCTTTAATTGGTAATACTACTATCAATAATTTAGATTTGATTTTCAGTGATAATATTACCATTACCCAAGCACCCGTTTTGAATCTGAATGCTAGAGGTAGTTTGAGCCTGAATGGAGATATTAATAATTTACAACCAGACGGGGTGATTAATTTAACGGGAGGTAGTGTTAATTTATTTACCAGTAGATTAAGACTAAATCGTAATTATAACAATACCGCTAGATTTACCCCTGAAAATGGTTTTAATGCTTTTCTGGATATGCAACTAGAAACTTCGGTAACAGAAGCCAATCGCTATCAATTACCCGATAATACTGCCGCCAATGAAATTCGGGATATATCGGGAGTCAATACCATTAATACCCTTGAAACTATCAGGGTAAGAGCAAATATCAATGGTTTTGCTAGTAATATTAATGAAAGTTTGGAGTTAACCAGTATTCCCGCTAGGGGAGAAACAGAAATTATCGCCCTCTTGGGGGGAGGTTTCTTTAACAATATAGCTGATGGAGATACGGGTTTAGCTTTAGCCAATATTGCAGGTGCCGCTTTATTTGGTAGCTTTCAAAATCAATTTGATGAAATCTTGGATAGGGCAGAGTTTCGCCTTTTCCCCACCCCCATCATAGACAGTGAAACTAGGACATCTAGCCTCGGTTTAGGTGCCGAATTAGGGTTTAATGTTAGAGAAAATCTTAGTTTATCTATTCTCACTCTCTTAACAGGAGAACAACCTACCCGTTATAACATTCGTTATCGTCTCAATGATCGTACTGTCATTCGAGGTTCTACTGATTTTGATAATGATACCCGAAGTGCGATCGAATATCAATTCCGTTTTTGA